Proteins from one Legionella taurinensis genomic window:
- a CDS encoding CAP domain-containing protein, translating to MRKNAVLLVLLVMSVFAQSVGAAALEDRYAHDQQLVLDEVNKYRQSKGLKPLVMNKFMSHEAAIHSQDMASKRMAFGHIDFNKRIKRIYDAIQLCRSGSENVAYFKVGPREVVRRWLTSPGHRRNIEGNFNMTGVGIAHDKRGYIYYTQIFVRTDNPAYTQIAQK from the coding sequence ATGAGAAAAAATGCCGTCCTGCTTGTCCTCCTGGTAATGAGCGTTTTCGCCCAGTCGGTGGGTGCCGCGGCGCTTGAAGACCGGTACGCCCATGATCAGCAACTGGTTCTTGATGAGGTGAATAAATACCGGCAGTCGAAAGGGTTAAAGCCGCTGGTAATGAATAAATTCATGTCGCATGAGGCGGCTATCCACAGTCAGGACATGGCGTCTAAACGCATGGCGTTTGGCCATATCGATTTTAACAAACGCATTAAGCGCATTTATGACGCCATTCAGCTGTGTCGTTCGGGTTCAGAAAACGTTGCGTATTTTAAAGTCGGGCCCCGGGAAGTTGTGCGTCGCTGGCTCACCAGCCCCGGCCATCGCCGCAACATTGAAGGCAATTTCAATATGACTGGCGTCGGTATTGCGCATGATAAACGCGGATACATTTATTACACGCAGATTTTTGTTCGCACCGATAATCCAGCGTATACCCAAATCGCCCAAAAGTAA
- a CDS encoding superoxide dismutase family protein, with protein MMKTNSLLAVSLFFLSSAHAAALTSEVYATETGEKIGEVVFEDSEYGLLIKPALHALPAGKMHGFHLHQQADCGDKGMKAGGHYDPANTNAHAGPYGNGHLGDLPVLAVDSEGQANTPLLAPRLKTSDLKGLAVMIHAGSDNYSDNPPLGGGGARIACGTLN; from the coding sequence ATCATGAAAACCAACTCATTGCTTGCTGTCAGTCTCTTTTTTCTGTCCTCAGCGCATGCTGCGGCATTAACCAGCGAGGTTTACGCCACCGAAACCGGCGAAAAAATAGGTGAGGTCGTTTTTGAAGACAGTGAGTACGGTTTACTGATCAAACCAGCGCTTCATGCACTTCCTGCAGGGAAAATGCACGGCTTTCACCTGCATCAACAGGCGGATTGCGGGGATAAGGGCATGAAAGCAGGAGGACACTATGATCCGGCCAACACCAACGCGCATGCCGGCCCTTATGGCAACGGGCATTTAGGCGATTTGCCCGTTTTAGCCGTCGACAGCGAAGGGCAAGCCAATACCCCTCTGCTGGCCCCTCGATTAAAAACCAGTGATTTGAAAGGTCTGGCGGTGATGATTCATGCCGGAAGCGACAATTACAGCGATAACCCACCCCTGGGCGGCGGCGGAGCCCGCATCGCTTGCGGTACCCTTAATTAA
- a CDS encoding DMT family transporter, with translation MSIKKYPTCIGYCALIFWVLAAPFTATVKSLPLFETLSLTFLVSFLFSAMQLTLRRQWAALKQPWPLYLLGFIGIYGNQILYVASFKYAPASHADLINYLWPILILVLTGFLPNEQRSSKHLLAACFGFAGVYILLCQGETGFDRQYLQGYLLAFTGALVWALYSVTARFFNEAPVDMIGLCCGLAAVSSGVLHVTYETTVLPQGREWAVLLLMGLTTQGLAYFFWDFGIKKGDFKLLSLLSYGNPVLSMLVLILLGMASPTRELLIAFSLVALGGVIGMVSWNKED, from the coding sequence ATGAGCATTAAAAAATACCCGACCTGCATTGGCTATTGCGCCTTGATTTTCTGGGTATTGGCTGCGCCATTCACTGCCACGGTCAAATCCCTGCCCCTGTTTGAAACCTTAAGCCTGACTTTTCTGGTGAGCTTCCTGTTTTCAGCCATGCAACTCACCCTGCGCAGGCAATGGGCCGCGCTCAAACAACCCTGGCCGCTGTACCTGCTGGGTTTTATCGGTATTTACGGCAATCAAATCCTGTACGTGGCGTCATTCAAATACGCCCCGGCTTCCCATGCGGATCTGATCAATTACCTCTGGCCGATTCTCATCCTGGTACTCACCGGCTTTTTACCCAACGAACAACGCAGCAGCAAGCACCTCCTTGCCGCCTGCTTTGGTTTTGCCGGTGTCTACATTCTTCTGTGCCAGGGAGAAACAGGCTTTGATCGCCAATACCTGCAAGGCTATCTTCTGGCGTTTACGGGTGCACTGGTCTGGGCGCTTTACAGCGTGACAGCACGCTTCTTCAATGAGGCACCGGTGGACATGATTGGTCTTTGTTGTGGATTGGCTGCTGTGTCGTCCGGTGTGCTTCATGTGACTTACGAAACCACCGTACTCCCCCAGGGCAGGGAATGGGCCGTTCTGCTGTTGATGGGGTTAACCACTCAGGGTCTGGCTTATTTTTTCTGGGATTTCGGCATAAAAAAAGGCGATTTTAAACTGTTAAGCCTGCTGTCTTATGGTAATCCCGTGCTCTCCATGCTGGTATTAATCCTCCTTGGGATGGCAAGTCCTACCCGGGAGCTGCTCATTGCTTTTAGCTTGGTCGCTCTGGGCGGGGTCATCGGCATGGTGTCCTGGAATAAAGAGGACTAG